A single Deltaproteobacteria bacterium DNA region contains:
- a CDS encoding formylmethanofuran dehydrogenase: protein MNDINHDGSSDTRRQLPEDLKRCIAFHGHICPGLVYGYMIAKQAKELLGLRRSKDEEVVVISENDTCAVDALQVLLGTTTGKGNLILKDYGKNAFTVLNRSDKRAFRFSRQGPYEYEGEHKEEFDELEEAFAAGRATVKQRMRQKLLKALDLLAKPFDTVFETIEVKCSEPPYASLAPSKACSRCAEMTMATRMIETRGGDFLCIPCAREEGLIGSDISQAGLPQDEMGEAIWEP, encoded by the coding sequence ATGAACGATATCAATCATGATGGCTCGTCAGATACACGCCGACAGTTGCCGGAAGACCTGAAGCGGTGCATCGCCTTTCACGGCCACATATGTCCTGGCCTGGTTTATGGCTACATGATTGCAAAACAGGCCAAAGAACTGCTTGGTCTTCGTCGCTCTAAGGATGAAGAAGTAGTGGTCATCAGCGAAAACGACACGTGCGCTGTTGACGCCCTGCAGGTTTTGCTTGGCACGACAACAGGGAAAGGCAACCTCATCCTGAAGGACTACGGCAAAAACGCCTTTACGGTCCTTAATCGATCAGACAAGCGGGCATTCCGCTTCTCGCGTCAAGGCCCCTATGAGTACGAAGGAGAGCATAAGGAAGAGTTCGACGAGCTTGAAGAGGCCTTTGCTGCCGGCAGGGCAACGGTCAAACAAAGGATGCGGCAGAAATTGCTCAAGGCCCTGGATCTCCTTGCCAAACCCTTTGATACGGTCTTTGAGACAATAGAAGTCAAGTGTTCCGAGCCGCCTTATGCCTCCCTGGCCCCTTCCAAGGCATGCTCCCGGTGTGCAGAGATGACCATGGCTACCAGGATGATTGAAACAAGGGGCGGGGATTTCCTTTGCATTCCGTGCGCACGGGAAGAGGGGCTTATCGGGTCCGATATTTCACAGGCTGGGCTGCCCCAGGATGAAATGGGTGAGGCCATATGGGAGCCGTAA
- a CDS encoding FHA domain-containing protein: MAEWHVTLNDRILDRFRMEEGDTVNIGRGKTADVNLDNVAVSRHHARLEMRNGKYFLTDLRSVNGTFVNGCKTTDSVPVTAADRIEIGKFRFALEQASKRAPSPVMPTDFEGTVYVAPKKKRSRIADVQAPRITVIEGDATPDRLSLKEKETVILGKDVACDVRVHGWLIAKIQCYILAREGEYYLAHHAGWSRTSLNGRKMREEKKLHRGDVIGIGRSKLRFE, translated from the coding sequence ATGGCTGAATGGCATGTGACGCTTAACGACAGAATCCTCGACAGGTTCCGGATGGAGGAGGGGGACACTGTAAACATCGGTAGGGGCAAGACCGCAGACGTCAACCTTGACAACGTTGCTGTGTCTAGACACCACGCCAGGCTTGAAATGCGCAACGGCAAGTACTTTCTGACGGACTTGAGAAGTGTGAACGGGACCTTTGTAAACGGGTGCAAGACCACAGACAGTGTTCCCGTAACCGCAGCGGACCGAATCGAAATCGGAAAGTTTCGGTTTGCCTTGGAGCAGGCCTCAAAGCGGGCGCCTTCCCCTGTCATGCCGACTGATTTCGAAGGGACTGTTTATGTCGCCCCAAAGAAGAAACGCAGTAGGATAGCTGATGTGCAAGCCCCTCGCATTACGGTGATCGAAGGAGACGCGACACCGGACCGGTTATCCCTGAAAGAAAAGGAAACCGTAATTTTGGGCAAAGATGTCGCGTGCGACGTCCGGGTGCATGGGTGGCTTATCGCCAAGATACAGTGCTACATTCTTGCCAGGGAGGGCGAGTACTACTTGGCGCACCACGCCGGGTGGAGCCGGACAAGTCTCAACGGCAGAAAAATGCGAGAAGAGAAAAAACTGCACAGAGGAGACGTGATAGGCATCGGCCGGTCGAAATTGAGGTTCGAATAA